One genomic window of Trichomycterus rosablanca isolate fTriRos1 chromosome 1, fTriRos1.hap1, whole genome shotgun sequence includes the following:
- the LOC134322436 gene encoding protein SCO2 homolog, mitochondrial yields MLHVKTFAGYMTSWSILRTTLKASYTLQPCNLHNLPRTYCHSSLLTAHSNKSHCVSSLLCFKLSYTFKQQTSFSQNSTQPPKPDSSGKIKLKTRLAYTLLLGGAFFGIWWYVHKEKQQRLQMQRIEQLRNVAVGQGDFNLLDHTGQRRTKKDFLGSWVLMYFGFTHCPDICPDELEKMSKVVTLLENTEVPRVQPLFITVDPERDDVAAMARYVKDFHPQLIGLTGTPEEVQEAGRTYRVYASAGPKDDDGDYIVDHTIVIYLINPDGLFLDYYNRMKDATQIAESICNHMKNYVKLFPD; encoded by the coding sequence ATGTTACATGTTAAGACTTTTGCTGGTTATATGACATCATGGAGCATCCTGAGGACCACTCTAAAAGCCAGTTATACTTTACAACCATGTAACTTACATAATTTACCAAGGACATATTGTCACTCCTCACTGCTTACAGCACATTCCAATAAATCCCATTGTGTTAGCTCACTTCTTTGCTTCAAGCTATCATATACTTTTAAACAGCAAACCAGCTTTTCTCAGAACTCTACCCAACCTCCAAAGCCTGACTCCTCAGGCAAGATAAAACTCAAAACTCGATTGGCCTATACACTGCTTTTAGGTGGTGCATTTTTTGGCATCTGGTGGTATGTACATAAGGAAAAGCAGCAAAGGCTGCAGATGCAGCGGATTGAGCAGTTAAGAAATGTAGCTGTGGGTCAGGGAGACTTTAATTTGCTGGACCACACAGGACAGCGCAGGACCAAAAAGGACTTTCTGGGGAGCTGGGTGCTCATGTACTTTGGCTTCACACACTGCCCTGATATCTGCCCTGACGAGTTGGAAAAGATGAGCAAAGTTGTAACGCTGCTGGAAAACACTGAGGTGCCTCGAGTGCAGCCACTGTTTATAACTGTTGATCCTGAAAGAGATGATGTGGCAGCCATGGCTAGATATGTTAAAGATTTTCACCCACAGCTGATAGGATTAACTGGAACGCCAGAAGAGGTGCAGGAAGCTGGACGGACATACCGTGTTTATGCAAGTGCTGGGCCCAAGGATGATGATGGAGACTACATAGTGGACCACACCATCGTAATATACCTTATTAACCCAGATGGCCTTTTCCTAGACTATTACAATCGTATGAAAGATGCCACACAGATTGCAGAGAGCATTTGTAATCACATGAAAAATTATGTAAAGTTATTCCCTGATTGA